A genomic region of Brevibacillus sp. JNUCC-41 contains the following coding sequences:
- a CDS encoding ABC transporter ATP-binding protein, producing MGEPIIKVNGLRTSFHTDDGVIPVVNSIDFHVNPGEVLGIVGESGCGKSVTSLSIMGLVPSPAGKVEGEILFKGENIANASEAKMRKIRGNDIAMIFQEPMTSLNPVFTIGEQLVETLRIHKKWNKKQARHRAVEMLKLVGLGRAEELLKEYPHQLSGGMRQRVMIAMAMICEPKLLIADEPTTALDVTIQAQILELMKNLNKETDTAIMMITHDLGVVAQMCERVIVMYAGKVIEEGNVQTIFQDPKHPYTVGLLQSIPDMRIKKDRLYSIPGNVPKPGTSNLGCQFAPRCSHAMEQCINETPSLLKFDEGQHVRCWLYEDGKGAALHESNIG from the coding sequence ATGGGCGAACCAATTATTAAGGTGAATGGGTTGCGAACCAGTTTTCATACGGACGATGGGGTGATTCCTGTCGTGAATTCAATCGATTTCCATGTCAATCCTGGTGAGGTTTTAGGGATTGTAGGAGAATCGGGATGCGGAAAAAGCGTAACTTCTCTGTCCATCATGGGTCTGGTTCCTTCGCCTGCTGGTAAGGTGGAGGGGGAAATCCTTTTTAAAGGAGAGAACATCGCGAATGCCTCTGAAGCGAAAATGAGAAAAATTCGCGGGAATGATATAGCGATGATATTCCAGGAACCGATGACTAGCTTGAATCCTGTGTTCACTATTGGCGAGCAGTTGGTCGAGACGCTTCGGATACATAAAAAATGGAACAAGAAACAGGCCCGGCATAGAGCGGTGGAAATGCTGAAGCTGGTTGGGCTTGGCCGTGCCGAGGAATTGCTCAAAGAATATCCGCATCAGCTTTCAGGTGGAATGAGACAAAGGGTCATGATAGCAATGGCCATGATTTGCGAACCTAAACTCCTTATAGCCGATGAACCGACAACGGCTTTGGATGTGACGATCCAGGCACAAATCCTGGAGTTAATGAAGAATTTAAATAAAGAAACAGACACGGCAATCATGATGATTACCCATGATCTTGGGGTAGTGGCGCAAATGTGTGAACGTGTCATTGTCATGTATGCCGGCAAGGTGATAGAGGAAGGAAATGTGCAAACGATTTTCCAAGACCCCAAGCATCCTTATACGGTCGGTTTACTTCAGTCGATTCCCGATATGCGAATAAAGAAAGATCGCCTTTATTCGATACCGGGTAATGTGCCAAAACCTGGGACAAGCAACCTCGGGTGCCAGTTTGCCCCCCGGTGCTCCCATGCCATGGAGCAATGTATAAATGAGACCCCGTCTCTATTGAAATTCGATGAGGGTCAGCATGTTCGCTGCTGGCTGTATGAAGATGGGAAAGGAGCCGCCTTGCATGAATCAAACATTGGTTAA
- the ssb gene encoding single-stranded DNA-binding protein has product MINQVTLVGRLTKDPELRYTPDGKAVSNITLAINRNFRNTVGNYEADFVQCIIWKKSAENTAQYCKKGATIGITGRIQTRRYENQEGKYVYVTEVVAERVQFIGSKQNDSKPKDFEHIGL; this is encoded by the coding sequence ATGATTAACCAAGTTACCCTCGTCGGCAGGCTTACGAAGGATCCTGAATTAAGATACACACCCGATGGCAAGGCTGTTTCCAATATCACGTTGGCAATCAACCGGAACTTCCGTAATACTGTCGGTAACTATGAGGCGGACTTCGTACAGTGTATCATATGGAAAAAGTCGGCTGAAAATACTGCTCAATATTGTAAAAAGGGTGCAACGATCGGCATAACTGGCAGAATACAAACAAGGAGATATGAAAATCAGGAGGGCAAATATGTATATGTAACTGAAGTGGTTGCCGAGAGGGTTCAATTTATTGGATCTAAACAAAATGATAGTAAGCCCAAAGATTTTGAACATATTGGTTTATAG
- a CDS encoding YwpF family protein, with translation MKSFKLISLQIVTENLNLIDIALTDGLIINKENDARTWLLEAFVEENHFNKLQPSLPNIDGEVYIQAVITKKDNEPALFHTVLRTIRKVGNHYSLLFVGHIQKTRSKYAELLLEDLVQKGLSGDELLKEFKQKIRSKPKLATNK, from the coding sequence ATGAAATCATTTAAATTGATCTCGTTGCAAATTGTTACTGAAAATTTAAACTTGATCGATATCGCATTAACAGATGGACTGATCATAAATAAAGAAAACGACGCCAGAACATGGTTACTGGAAGCCTTTGTAGAAGAAAATCATTTCAATAAGCTTCAGCCCTCACTTCCCAATATAGACGGAGAGGTGTATATCCAGGCAGTCATTACCAAAAAGGACAATGAACCGGCTTTGTTCCACACTGTTTTACGAACAATAAGAAAAGTGGGCAACCATTATAGCCTTCTATTCGTTGGACACATCCAAAAAACACGGAGCAAATATGCAGAACTCCTTCTTGAAGATTTGGTCCAAAAAGGCCTATCCGGCGATGAATTACTAAAAGAGTTCAAGCAAAAAATCCGCTCAAAGCCTAAATTGGCAACTAATAAGTAA
- the fabZ gene encoding 3-hydroxyacyl-ACP dehydratase FabZ has translation MLDITQIKEIIPHRYPFLLVDRIIEIDEGKRAVGLKNVSANEEFFNGHFPDYPVMPGVLIVEALAQVGAVAVLKQEEYKGRLAFFAGIDNCRFKKQVKPGDQLRLEVEIVRMRGSMGKGKAVATVDGETACEADIMFAFGDK, from the coding sequence CCCGCATCGTTACCCATTCTTATTAGTCGACCGGATCATAGAAATAGATGAAGGGAAAAGAGCGGTTGGGTTGAAGAATGTCTCAGCAAATGAAGAATTCTTTAATGGCCATTTCCCCGATTATCCAGTTATGCCTGGAGTTTTGATTGTAGAGGCATTAGCGCAAGTCGGTGCTGTAGCCGTTTTGAAACAAGAAGAATACAAAGGGCGGCTTGCCTTTTTCGCTGGGATTGATAATTGCCGCTTTAAGAAGCAAGTTAAACCAGGTGATCAGCTGCGTCTGGAAGTTGAAATAGTGCGTATGAGAGGGTCAATGGGTAAAGGGAAAGCAGTGGCAACGGTAGATGGAGAAACAGCGTGTGAAGCCGATATCATGTTTGCTTTTGGTGACAAATAA